A window from Planctomicrobium piriforme encodes these proteins:
- a CDS encoding cadherin repeat domain-containing protein, with the protein MRQLLSATPIGGQTNAVTFPDAGRDANGNYVVTTNRVENGNQEVYAQRYNSSDQPIGGEFHVNQTTTNDQRFSEVAINSDGSFVIVWTSTQDYNFSQDYDVYARQYNASGTPISNEIRVNTQTEGRQQQPGVAIDADGDFVVVWKSDYYTFSPFAISGYSIFAQRYNASGVAQGSNLLVNPTQLDTWAHEPSVAMDDTGNFLIAWEKSTTQSGSHDGIGARLYSANGTPDGSDFQVETYTTGWQTVPVVVADVGGGFSVYWTGEGPNATSIYRQQYGLGAAPTDFGVSNATIAENDPIGTVIGDFGGVVDGDSGQAYSYSLVAGDGDVDNASFTINGSGQLLSAEKFNFETQDTYLIRVKVSDSGGFSFEKQFTITVTDVNDAPSLENGALIPPVYIAKDVPLTIFDSVIVTEEDGEFANSTLTLQLLNGAGNDKLELLDGFLVTVNTVDSTVSFNGTVVGTYSGGTGKTALTISFNSEATDAAVNLVLAAVRFSNSSSSPTAYTRSVSVQLTDGSSSHLVSPAMLASIQVSNVPVVRSVPATTNYQLGSTLFVAPSGTLADGGGNFANSILTVRITNAGATDLLTVAGRGLVTFNSGDGSITYKGTTVATLTGGQGTTPLSIAFNGNGTMESIQAVLRQVTFSNTSQTLSTDRKLAIQLADGSASHALSAVVTQTIQIDTTPVLRGIPTSYNSRAGASPVGLLSGITVADGGNQFAGSSASIQLINGLTGDLLTLTSKDNVAIDTGDSSIRFQGVLVGSFTGGTGSDPLLITFNGSANLAAVQAVLRRLTFSTTGAVGDRTLRVTFSDGSSNTSAAANQTVHVLA; encoded by the coding sequence GTGCGCCAACTGCTCTCGGCGACCCCCATCGGCGGCCAGACGAACGCGGTCACCTTCCCCGATGCCGGCCGCGATGCCAACGGGAACTATGTTGTCACCACGAATCGCGTCGAAAACGGCAACCAGGAAGTGTATGCCCAGCGATACAATTCGTCGGACCAGCCGATCGGCGGCGAGTTCCATGTCAATCAAACCACGACCAACGATCAGCGATTTTCGGAAGTCGCGATCAACAGCGATGGCAGCTTTGTGATCGTGTGGACAAGTACACAGGACTACAACTTCAGCCAGGATTACGACGTCTACGCCAGGCAGTACAATGCCAGCGGGACGCCGATCAGCAATGAGATTCGGGTCAATACCCAGACCGAAGGGCGACAACAGCAACCGGGAGTGGCCATTGATGCCGACGGCGACTTTGTGGTTGTCTGGAAATCAGACTATTACACCTTTAGTCCGTTCGCAATCTCCGGCTACAGCATCTTTGCCCAACGCTACAATGCCAGCGGCGTTGCCCAGGGGAGCAATCTCCTCGTGAATCCCACTCAACTCGACACCTGGGCTCATGAGCCGTCAGTGGCGATGGACGACACGGGCAATTTTCTGATCGCCTGGGAAAAATCCACTACCCAATCCGGCAGCCACGATGGGATCGGCGCCCGGCTGTACAGTGCCAACGGCACGCCCGATGGCTCCGACTTCCAGGTAGAAACCTACACCACGGGCTGGCAGACTGTCCCAGTCGTCGTGGCCGACGTGGGAGGCGGTTTTAGCGTTTACTGGACCGGTGAAGGTCCAAACGCGACCTCCATCTATCGGCAGCAGTATGGCTTGGGCGCAGCTCCGACGGATTTCGGAGTCTCAAACGCAACAATTGCTGAAAATGATCCGATCGGAACAGTCATTGGCGACTTTGGCGGCGTTGTCGACGGCGACTCCGGACAAGCGTATTCCTATTCGCTCGTCGCCGGAGATGGCGATGTCGACAACGCCAGTTTCACGATCAACGGCAGCGGGCAACTCCTGAGTGCTGAGAAGTTCAATTTTGAAACGCAGGACACCTATCTGATTCGGGTGAAAGTATCCGACAGCGGCGGCTTCTCCTTTGAGAAGCAATTCACGATCACCGTCACGGACGTAAACGATGCACCGTCACTCGAAAATGGCGCGTTGATTCCGCCCGTCTACATTGCCAAAGACGTCCCGCTGACGATTTTTGATTCGGTCATCGTCACCGAAGAAGATGGAGAATTCGCCAACAGCACGCTGACGCTGCAACTGCTCAACGGAGCGGGTAACGACAAGCTCGAACTGCTCGACGGATTTCTGGTGACCGTCAACACTGTTGACAGCACTGTCAGTTTCAATGGTACGGTCGTCGGTACGTATTCAGGCGGGACCGGCAAGACCGCCTTGACGATCAGTTTCAACAGTGAAGCCACCGACGCGGCAGTGAATCTCGTGCTGGCGGCGGTGCGGTTCTCGAACAGTTCCTCGTCGCCGACCGCTTATACCCGCAGCGTGTCAGTGCAGTTGACTGACGGCAGCTCAAGTCATCTCGTCAGCCCGGCGATGCTGGCTTCGATTCAGGTCAGCAACGTGCCGGTTGTCCGGTCGGTCCCGGCGACGACGAATTACCAGTTGGGCAGCACCCTGTTTGTCGCACCATCGGGAACCCTTGCGGACGGCGGCGGCAACTTCGCCAACAGCATTCTCACTGTTCGCATCACAAACGCCGGTGCGACCGACCTGCTGACGGTCGCTGGACGCGGCCTGGTGACCTTCAATTCAGGCGACGGCAGCATCACTTATAAAGGGACTACCGTCGCCACGCTGACCGGGGGCCAGGGGACGACTCCGCTCTCGATCGCGTTTAACGGCAACGGCACAATGGAGTCGATTCAGGCGGTGCTGCGACAAGTGACGTTCAGCAATACGTCGCAGACGCTCTCGACCGACCGCAAGCTGGCGATTCAACTGGCCGACGGCAGTGCATCGCATGCCCTCAGCGCAGTCGTCACGCAGACGATTCAAATCGACACGACGCCAGTGCTGCGAGGCATCCCCACAAGTTACAACTCTCGAGCCGGTGCTTCGCCGGTCGGATTGCTGTCTGGCATCACTGTGGCCGACGGTGGAAATCAGTTTGCCGGAAGTTCGGCCTCGATCCAACTGATCAACGGCCTGACCGGCGATCTCCTCACGCTGACCAGCAAGGACAACGTCGCGATTGATACCGGTGATAGTTCGATCCGCTTCCAGGGTGTTCTGGTCGGTTCGTTCACCGGCGGAACCGGTTCTGATCCCCTGCTGATTACGTTCAACGGATCGGCAAACCTGGCGGCTGTCCAGGCGGTCTTGCGACGGCTGACGTTCTCGACCACGGGCGCTGTCGGCGACCGGACGTTGCGAGTCACCTTCTCCGACGGCAGTTCCAACACCAGCGCTGCCGCGAACCAGACGGTTCACGTTTTAGCCTGA
- a CDS encoding peptidase M42, with amino-acid sequence MSNSVIEDPVTAGKVSTGSSGQPDLDDFLEVLQHLVREPSVVGAEDSFFRVLRRELEEVGAHVTYYQGILVAQGKSPHDLVLSAHIDRHGLLCTGPNEFQYAAFIAGNQGELTGDSVSEQMMYSIGNRFAGQRVQAHLPYSGTYLGQASIVRSFVCPERKNLIFELDGLDYLQPGTPISFLDRLKIKDGFLSAQLDNVLSVAILIHLFRCGFQGTALFTAQEEAGRSWRHALAWFQRERLKTQRLLVLDTSPFPTREAVTAQQLVLRRKDASAPFAPEISDELEERCKSLGITYIHKDAYVEAQNVGRTKPLSLGRTELGRLAAATDGTINGTTLQIPTTGYHTASETASLSSIVAILRLLRTYLD; translated from the coding sequence ATGAGCAATTCAGTCATCGAAGATCCCGTCACTGCCGGGAAAGTCAGCACCGGTTCGTCCGGGCAGCCCGACCTCGACGATTTTCTGGAAGTTCTCCAGCACCTCGTCCGGGAACCGAGCGTCGTAGGCGCGGAAGACTCTTTTTTTCGCGTTTTGCGCCGCGAACTCGAAGAAGTCGGGGCGCATGTCACTTACTACCAGGGGATTCTGGTCGCACAGGGGAAGTCGCCTCACGACCTCGTTCTTTCTGCTCACATCGACCGGCACGGCCTGCTCTGTACCGGCCCGAATGAATTCCAGTACGCCGCGTTCATTGCCGGGAACCAGGGGGAACTGACCGGAGACTCGGTCTCCGAGCAGATGATGTACTCCATCGGCAACCGCTTTGCCGGCCAACGGGTCCAGGCTCACCTCCCATACTCCGGCACGTATCTCGGCCAGGCTTCGATTGTTCGGTCGTTCGTCTGTCCGGAACGCAAAAACCTGATCTTCGAACTCGACGGTCTCGATTACCTGCAGCCCGGTACCCCGATTTCGTTCCTTGATCGCTTGAAGATCAAAGACGGCTTCCTTTCGGCCCAGCTCGATAACGTCCTGTCGGTCGCCATTCTGATTCACCTGTTCCGTTGCGGCTTCCAAGGCACCGCCTTGTTTACGGCCCAGGAAGAGGCGGGCCGCAGTTGGCGACATGCACTTGCCTGGTTCCAGCGCGAACGCCTGAAGACGCAGCGTCTACTGGTTCTCGACACCAGCCCGTTTCCAACTCGTGAAGCGGTCACGGCTCAACAACTGGTACTGCGACGCAAAGACGCCAGCGCTCCGTTCGCTCCTGAAATCAGCGACGAACTGGAAGAACGCTGCAAGAGCCTGGGGATCACCTACATCCACAAGGATGCCTACGTCGAAGCCCAGAACGTCGGCCGGACAAAACCGCTGTCACTCGGCCGTACCGAATTGGGCCGGCTCGCAGCGGCAACTGACGGAACGATCAACGGCACGACGCTGCAGATTCCGACGACGGGCTACCACACCGCCAGCGAAACGGCCTCGCTGTCATCGATCGTGGCGATCCTGCGATTGCTCCGCACTTATCTCGATTGA
- a CDS encoding DUF6268 family outer membrane beta-barrel protein, whose translation MRGWFLIVCLLCWNSNVRADALNEFPSAAANSTPVPWAIESLTKDNAVQAAAFPGGDDVVSVPEDDLSGAAPEALDPPKRAERVSVSTVETSAEPEIDLRPPDFPLDGLWNEVEPSWLNEMIDDHILLWQNVTDSMTTVPRGGTDFGITTLGIKFDLTGNHGPIWLAGYFGWNFLSGPSTAAVPAQTYDLGVELNYSKQLNELWGMCLTVSPLFATDFANNSSDGFRLTAGGLFTFQADDVTRLVAGLSYLDRPDLPFLPIAGLRWAVTDNVEMDILVPTPKLAWRFDQNEDREAWLYTAGEVGGGSWAVERENQLNDRMGYRDLRWVCGVESRQVSGSRRVLEAGYVFDRKISFQRGPGDERPGSTFVVRWGRLY comes from the coding sequence ATGCGAGGTTGGTTTCTCATCGTGTGTCTGTTGTGCTGGAACAGCAATGTTCGAGCCGATGCCCTGAATGAGTTTCCATCCGCTGCCGCCAACTCCACGCCCGTGCCGTGGGCGATTGAGTCCCTGACGAAAGACAACGCGGTTCAGGCTGCCGCATTCCCGGGCGGCGACGATGTCGTCAGCGTTCCCGAAGATGATCTCTCCGGTGCCGCACCCGAAGCACTCGATCCCCCCAAACGGGCCGAACGGGTCTCCGTCAGCACGGTGGAAACGTCGGCAGAGCCGGAAATCGATCTGCGTCCGCCGGATTTCCCGCTCGACGGCCTGTGGAATGAAGTCGAGCCCTCGTGGCTGAACGAGATGATCGACGACCATATTCTGCTCTGGCAGAACGTCACCGACAGCATGACCACCGTTCCTCGCGGCGGCACCGACTTCGGCATTACGACGCTCGGCATCAAGTTCGATTTGACAGGGAATCACGGCCCGATCTGGCTCGCCGGGTATTTCGGCTGGAACTTTCTGAGCGGTCCCAGCACCGCGGCCGTTCCCGCCCAGACGTACGACCTGGGAGTCGAGCTGAATTACTCGAAGCAGCTCAATGAACTCTGGGGGATGTGTCTTACTGTTTCCCCCTTGTTTGCGACAGATTTTGCCAACAATAGCAGCGACGGCTTTCGACTCACCGCCGGCGGCCTGTTCACCTTTCAGGCGGACGACGTGACCCGACTCGTCGCAGGCTTGTCGTATCTCGATCGACCGGATCTTCCGTTTCTTCCCATTGCCGGCCTGCGGTGGGCAGTGACCGATAACGTCGAAATGGACATTCTGGTTCCGACTCCCAAGCTCGCCTGGCGATTCGACCAGAACGAGGACCGCGAAGCCTGGCTCTACACCGCCGGGGAAGTAGGAGGAGGTTCCTGGGCCGTCGAACGCGAAAACCAGCTCAACGACAGAATGGGTTACCGCGACCTCCGCTGGGTCTGCGGCGTTGAAAGCCGTCAGGTGAGCGGCAGCCGTCGCGTCCTCGAGGCAGGTTACGTCTTCGATCGCAAAATCAGTTTCCAGCGCGGCCCCGGCGACGAACGCCCCGGCTCAACCTTCGTGGTCCGCTGGGGACGACTCTACTGA
- the fhcD gene encoding formylmethanofuran--tetrahydromethanopterin N-formyltransferase translates to MVSDSITTAQRLSLCGVEVIDTFAEAFPIKGTRLIVTAVNERWARIAAAEFCGNATSVIACDLEAAAERMLSPDETPDGRPGVSILAFGFSRDGLAKAVQTRVGQCILTCATTACFDGLPDCPEDKQVPLGNAIRYFGDGLQISKRLGNRRYWRIPVMDGEFLCEDKLGTTNAIAGGNLILCSRSQEQALAAAEAAVTAMEQIRDVVMPFPGGIVRSGSKVGSKYPKLKASTNDAFCPTVMSFRETELPLGCGAAYEIVIDGLTEAAIRSAMAAGMRAAATCDGLLRISAGNYGGRLGKHHFHLRDLL, encoded by the coding sequence ATGGTTTCTGACTCGATCACAACGGCCCAACGCCTGTCGCTGTGCGGCGTCGAAGTGATCGATACATTCGCGGAAGCGTTCCCGATCAAGGGCACCCGGCTGATCGTGACCGCTGTGAACGAGCGCTGGGCCAGAATCGCCGCCGCCGAATTCTGCGGAAACGCGACCAGCGTGATCGCCTGCGACCTCGAAGCCGCCGCCGAACGCATGCTCTCTCCTGACGAAACGCCTGACGGCCGACCGGGAGTGTCGATCCTGGCATTCGGCTTCAGTCGAGATGGACTCGCCAAAGCCGTTCAAACGCGGGTGGGCCAGTGCATTCTTACCTGTGCGACCACCGCCTGTTTTGACGGCCTGCCAGATTGCCCTGAAGACAAACAGGTGCCGCTGGGCAATGCGATTCGCTATTTCGGCGACGGCCTGCAGATTTCCAAACGGCTGGGGAATCGTCGTTACTGGCGGATTCCAGTCATGGACGGCGAGTTCCTGTGTGAAGACAAACTCGGAACGACGAATGCCATCGCCGGCGGCAACCTGATTCTGTGCAGCAGGTCACAAGAACAGGCGCTCGCGGCAGCCGAAGCGGCCGTGACGGCGATGGAGCAGATTCGCGACGTCGTCATGCCGTTTCCAGGGGGCATCGTCCGTTCAGGGAGCAAAGTCGGCTCTAAGTACCCGAAGCTCAAGGCGAGCACAAACGATGCTTTTTGTCCGACGGTGATGTCGTTCAGGGAAACAGAACTGCCGCTAGGCTGCGGTGCGGCCTATGAAATTGTGATCGACGGGCTCACCGAAGCTGCCATTCGCAGTGCGATGGCCGCTGGCATGCGGGCGGCAGCGACATGTGACGGATTACTGCGGATCTCGGCTGGCAACTATGGTGGTCGCCTGGGGAAACATCACTTTCATTTACGCGATCTGCTGTGA